The following proteins come from a genomic window of Methanosarcina sp. MTP4:
- a CDS encoding hydantoinase/oxoprolinase N-terminal domain-containing protein — protein sequence MQFSLGIDAGGTYTDAAIVRDSDGMVVASSKALTTYPDPLPGMKNAIDNLDPGYLKDIKLVSVSTTLSTNTILEKTGFPVGLIMVGDYVIPEDLPSNYWISVEGGHNSDGEELKTLELEAVEEFALKVKDKVSAFAVSSYFSTRNPEHELAVKRAVKELTGHPVVCGHELSQDLGAYERAVTAFLNAQLIPITHKFTRSIIEECEIRGIEANMLMLKCDGSVVGIEEALEKPIETIFSGPAASLVGASHLSGLATCAVIDVGGTSTDVAMMQDGLPELSSAGAVVGGWQTRVKAIRMETSATGGDSHVWVKHERVRVGPRRVIPLCRASAMYPDFLEKLKKNRVSKSHLGENVQATKFFIRTDFKPIELTKREREVYRHIEKEPVSYGDLIVKLQKRPSVLVLDSLIQKRLIQAIGFTPTDALHVLGEYTDWDVEAAKVGASMLGRLLKQDPEKFSMEVKQKVALNIAQDLIAYLVEGMPRNEIDRVLSNSHFTRFRIEIPVILLGGPVGAYAEYMKKLIDADFRVPEHADVGNAVGALVGKGIKRVEILIKTKVVPKSEELAAGSSEGGAESEIIRDTLNQEKKNVYIVFSPLGRKKFERHPEAQEYAEKIGKQLVMDYMQNAGLGKEDVRIEVSKKNLAPKGWTGPPMETKLVYVGVGIPKNSIAG from the coding sequence ATGCAATTCAGTCTGGGAATCGACGCAGGAGGGACCTATACAGATGCGGCCATCGTGAGGGATTCTGATGGAATGGTAGTCGCCTCCAGCAAAGCACTCACCACCTACCCCGATCCCCTCCCGGGAATGAAGAACGCAATTGACAACCTGGACCCGGGGTATCTCAAGGATATAAAACTGGTATCCGTTTCAACCACCCTTTCCACCAACACCATCCTGGAAAAAACCGGCTTTCCCGTTGGGCTGATCATGGTAGGGGACTACGTAATTCCCGAAGACCTTCCCAGCAACTATTGGATATCCGTGGAGGGAGGACATAACAGCGATGGGGAAGAATTGAAAACCCTGGAACTGGAAGCCGTTGAAGAGTTTGCCCTGAAGGTAAAAGATAAGGTCTCGGCTTTTGCTGTTTCGTCTTATTTCAGCACCCGCAACCCGGAACACGAGCTCGCTGTCAAGAGGGCAGTGAAGGAACTCACGGGGCACCCTGTTGTCTGCGGCCACGAACTGTCCCAGGACCTCGGCGCCTATGAAAGGGCAGTTACCGCTTTTCTAAACGCCCAGCTAATCCCTATCACCCACAAATTCACAAGGTCCATCATCGAGGAGTGCGAAATCCGGGGAATCGAAGCAAATATGCTGATGCTGAAATGTGACGGCTCGGTAGTGGGAATCGAAGAAGCCCTGGAAAAGCCAATCGAGACAATCTTTTCCGGACCCGCCGCAAGCCTGGTCGGGGCATCCCACCTCAGCGGGCTTGCCACATGCGCAGTAATCGACGTTGGAGGCACGAGTACGGATGTTGCAATGATGCAAGACGGGCTCCCGGAACTCAGCAGTGCGGGAGCCGTCGTCGGGGGGTGGCAGACCCGCGTGAAAGCCATCCGTATGGAAACCTCGGCGACCGGAGGAGACAGCCACGTCTGGGTAAAGCACGAGAGGGTCCGCGTGGGCCCCCGTCGGGTTATCCCCCTCTGCAGGGCATCCGCAATGTACCCGGATTTCCTGGAAAAACTGAAAAAGAACAGGGTTTCCAAGAGCCATCTGGGCGAAAACGTCCAGGCAACCAAATTTTTCATAAGGACTGATTTCAAACCCATCGAATTGACGAAGAGGGAAAGAGAGGTCTACAGGCATATAGAAAAAGAACCCGTATCCTACGGCGACCTCATCGTGAAACTGCAAAAGAGACCGTCAGTTCTTGTCCTGGACTCCCTTATCCAGAAAAGGTTGATCCAGGCAATAGGCTTCACCCCCACAGACGCCCTGCACGTCCTGGGAGAATATACGGACTGGGATGTCGAAGCTGCAAAGGTTGGGGCATCCATGCTCGGAAGACTGCTGAAGCAGGACCCTGAAAAGTTCAGTATGGAAGTGAAGCAGAAAGTTGCACTTAACATTGCCCAGGACCTTATTGCCTATCTCGTGGAAGGAATGCCCAGAAACGAAATTGACAGGGTGCTTTCGAACAGCCACTTTACCCGCTTCAGGATAGAGATCCCGGTCATCCTCCTGGGAGGACCCGTAGGGGCTTACGCCGAATACATGAAAAAGCTCATTGATGCCGATTTCAGGGTTCCGGAACATGCCGACGTCGGAAATGCCGTAGGAGCCCTCGTAGGGAAGGGTATCAAGAGGGTTGAGATTCTCATAAAAACAAAAGTTGTCCCAAAATCAGAAGAGCTGGCAGCTGGCAGTTCAGAGGGAGGCGCCGAAAGTGAGATTATAAGGGACACACTGAACCAGGAAAAGAAAAACGTGTACATCGTCTTTTCCCCCCTGGGCAGGAAAAAATTCGAAAGACATCCCGAAGCCCAGGAATATGCCGAAAAAATCGGAAAGCAGCTTGTTATGGATTATATGCAAAATGCGGGACTTGGAAAAGAAGATGTAAGGATAGAAGTCAGCAAAAAAAACCTTGCGCCCAAAGGATGGACCGGCCCCCCCATGGAAACGAAGCTTGTTTACGTAGGTGTAGGGATTCCGAAAAATTCCATAGCAGGTTGA
- a CDS encoding acetate uptake transporter: MTENEGVATLIIDKTANPAPLGFTGLGLSAVLLSLSYIGVYPVGSMIVSMAIFLGGFAQVFAGMMAWKKGDVFGGTAFSAFGLFWFSLAGLIVMPALGWVETPSATAMAAYLFIWGVYTFVMLIATMKIGVRAIQFVFVTLFTLFMLLAVVNATGSTGLLAVAGIVGLIMGLGALYTALAMVLNEIYGKTVAPI, encoded by the coding sequence ATGACCGAAAACGAAGGAGTTGCAACTTTAATTATAGACAAGACAGCAAACCCTGCCCCTCTCGGTTTTACGGGCCTTGGCCTGTCTGCTGTCCTGTTAAGTTTGAGCTACATCGGGGTTTACCCGGTAGGATCCATGATCGTCTCCATGGCGATATTCTTAGGAGGTTTTGCACAGGTATTTGCAGGGATGATGGCCTGGAAAAAGGGCGATGTCTTTGGAGGCACTGCATTTTCAGCCTTCGGACTGTTCTGGTTCTCCCTTGCAGGACTTATAGTCATGCCTGCACTGGGCTGGGTTGAAACACCCTCTGCAACCGCAATGGCTGCATACCTCTTTATCTGGGGTGTCTACACCTTTGTCATGCTGATTGCTACGATGAAGATCGGAGTCAGGGCGATCCAGTTTGTCTTTGTTACATTGTTTACATTGTTTATGTTGCTGGCGGTCGTTAACGCAACCGGTAGCACCGGGCTGCTCGCAGTTGCCGGAATTGTTGGACTTATTATGGGCCTCGGAGCCCTGTACACTGCTCTTGCCATGGTACTGAATGAAATCTACGGAAAGACAGTTGCTCCAATCTGA
- the mtaB gene encoding methanol--corrinoid protein co-methyltransferase MtaB — translation MVKKYTSMAYASADDMLFGNAKFPVKAGLGLEIGAGYTTPEINYAPRPQAGKSKEKLVKEYERITTDSMARMVQIGAPSVVLETEHVEQMTNNPEWGGAVAHAQKTIMEEYHDEYGIKCALRHTPGDIREERDYLKLTGDKYDTLMESFEQIAQNGADMLSVESMGGKEVFDYSILRNDTAGILFGIGVLGSMDMETVWTGVADIAKKNGVVAAGDTDCAQANTAMFIAGGLLDKNLAHTIAIVARTIAAGRSLCAYEAGATGPGKDCGYENTIIKSISGVPIAQEGKSSTCAHSDVMGNLVMQCCDLWSNESVEYHGEFGGTSVQCWGESLAYDCSLMNTALKTGKAKGLRDLFTLSDKYRDPQGYVLAYDNAYRVGEAIAKDGKDNYLRTKNAAVECCNIINEGVASGKLKLTRFEINALAKVKEDLDALTDDSDKFMSDCLTKYKEEVAVFLPENYGL, via the coding sequence ATGGTAAAGAAATACACTTCAATGGCTTATGCTAGCGCGGACGACATGCTTTTCGGGAACGCAAAATTCCCCGTAAAGGCAGGCCTCGGCCTTGAGATCGGTGCAGGTTACACAACCCCTGAAATTAACTACGCCCCCAGACCTCAGGCAGGCAAGTCCAAGGAAAAGCTTGTCAAGGAATATGAGAGGATCACCACTGACTCAATGGCAAGGATGGTCCAGATCGGTGCACCTTCCGTAGTGCTTGAAACCGAACACGTGGAACAGATGACCAACAACCCCGAATGGGGAGGCGCTGTTGCCCACGCACAGAAGACCATCATGGAAGAGTACCACGATGAATACGGAATCAAGTGCGCACTCCGTCACACCCCTGGTGACATCCGTGAAGAACGTGACTACCTGAAACTCACCGGAGACAAATACGACACCCTCATGGAATCCTTCGAGCAGATTGCCCAGAACGGTGCAGACATGCTTTCCGTTGAGAGTATGGGTGGTAAGGAAGTCTTCGACTACTCTATCCTGAGGAACGACACTGCAGGTATCCTCTTCGGTATCGGTGTACTTGGTTCTATGGACATGGAAACTGTCTGGACCGGCGTTGCGGACATCGCCAAGAAGAACGGCGTAGTTGCAGCCGGTGACACCGACTGTGCCCAGGCAAACACTGCAATGTTCATCGCCGGTGGTCTTCTGGACAAGAACCTTGCCCACACCATCGCAATCGTTGCAAGGACAATTGCAGCCGGAAGGTCTCTCTGTGCATACGAAGCCGGTGCAACCGGTCCGGGTAAGGACTGTGGATATGAAAACACCATCATCAAGTCCATCTCCGGTGTCCCGATTGCCCAGGAAGGTAAGAGCTCAACCTGTGCCCACTCTGATGTTATGGGTAACCTGGTCATGCAGTGCTGTGACCTCTGGTCCAACGAATCCGTGGAATACCACGGTGAATTCGGCGGTACAAGTGTCCAGTGCTGGGGAGAGTCCCTTGCATATGACTGTTCCCTCATGAACACAGCCCTTAAGACCGGAAAGGCAAAGGGCCTCAGGGACCTGTTCACCCTCTCTGATAAGTACAGAGACCCACAGGGATATGTGCTTGCCTACGACAATGCCTACAGAGTAGGAGAGGCAATTGCCAAGGACGGAAAAGACAACTACCTCCGTACCAAGAACGCAGCCGTCGAATGCTGCAACATTATCAACGAAGGTGTCGCATCCGGCAAGCTCAAACTCACAAGGTTCGAGATCAACGCCCTTGCAAAGGTCAAGGAAGACCTTGATGCGCTCACTGATGACAGCGACAAGTTCATGAGCGACTGCCTGACAAAATACAAGGAAGAAGTTGCAGTTTTCCTTCCGGAAAACTACGGGCTCTAA
- the mtaC gene encoding methanol--corrinoid protein MtaC, producing the protein MLDLKLEDIDGILVRYNVALEKEMTPDEAAEELYPKDELIYPIAKAIYEGEEDDVVDGLKAAIGAGKDPIALINESLMVGMGVVSQLYDEGIIFLPNVMMSADAMLDGIEFCKSQSSEVPEPKGKVVCHVAEGDVHDIGKTIVAALLRANGYEVVDLGRDVPVDEVIECVEKEKPMLVTGTALMTTTMYAFKEINDKLLEKGIKLPFACGGGAVNQDFVDQYDLGVYGEEASDAVKIANFIVENGDNIITLREEFHKH; encoded by the coding sequence ATGTTGGATTTGAAACTGGAAGACATCGATGGCATATTAGTACGCTATAACGTCGCCCTCGAAAAGGAAATGACCCCTGACGAAGCTGCAGAAGAGCTTTACCCGAAGGATGAACTGATCTACCCGATTGCAAAGGCAATCTACGAGGGTGAAGAAGACGACGTAGTTGACGGCCTCAAAGCCGCAATCGGTGCAGGAAAAGACCCTATCGCCCTTATCAACGAATCTCTGATGGTAGGGATGGGTGTTGTATCCCAGCTCTACGATGAAGGGATCATTTTCCTTCCGAACGTCATGATGTCCGCAGATGCTATGCTTGATGGTATCGAATTCTGCAAGTCGCAGAGCTCAGAAGTACCCGAGCCCAAGGGCAAAGTTGTCTGCCACGTCGCAGAAGGTGACGTCCACGACATCGGCAAGACCATTGTTGCTGCTCTCCTGAGAGCAAACGGCTACGAAGTAGTTGACCTTGGAAGAGACGTCCCTGTGGACGAAGTTATCGAATGCGTCGAAAAAGAGAAACCCATGTTGGTAACGGGTACTGCTCTTATGACAACCACCATGTATGCCTTCAAGGAAATCAACGACAAGCTCCTCGAGAAGGGCATCAAGCTCCCCTTCGCATGTGGTGGCGGTGCTGTGAACCAGGACTTCGTGGATCAGTATGACCTCGGTGTTTATGGTGAAGAAGCCTCTGACGCAGTGAAGATTGCAAACTTCATTGTCGAGAACGGAGACAATATCATAACATTAAGAGAGGAATTCCACAAGCACTAA
- a CDS encoding GTP-binding protein, translating to MKCMIIGGFLGSGKTTTIRKIIEHLGKQGEKTAIIVNEIGEIGIDGDTVSGPGVETREITNGCICCTLRISMEHTIKSLMSEYRPDTIIIEPTGIAFPRQIKGNIEKMNIPGLSFAPIVNIVDASRISTNPEHLQNFILNQIKESEVMAINKVDLVKRERLLEICTFLRKLNPKSRIFHFSAREGGDAFDTLLGIMGEKSLEKAAPEGKNSIDVSGVSAYSSAFEISSPEISPEIAVSVTGQILEDIRDRAKELNPEFIGHIKLSFTHQETLVKGSVTSAHESPEIEVLKKTASSRSKIKVLSAITYMSKEELVKAVDAAVYEQLENQQLSFKKTMHEVNYCECH from the coding sequence ATGAAGTGCATGATAATCGGCGGCTTCCTGGGAAGCGGGAAGACCACAACGATCCGGAAGATAATAGAACACCTGGGAAAACAGGGTGAGAAAACAGCGATCATCGTCAATGAGATCGGGGAAATCGGGATTGACGGAGACACGGTCTCGGGGCCCGGAGTTGAGACCCGGGAGATCACAAACGGCTGCATCTGCTGTACCCTCAGGATCAGCATGGAACATACGATAAAAAGCCTGATGTCCGAATATCGTCCGGATACTATTATAATAGAACCTACCGGAATAGCCTTCCCCAGACAGATAAAAGGGAATATAGAAAAAATGAATATCCCGGGACTTTCCTTTGCCCCCATAGTAAACATTGTGGACGCCAGCCGCATCAGTACCAACCCGGAACACCTCCAGAACTTCATTCTGAACCAGATCAAGGAATCGGAGGTAATGGCCATAAACAAAGTAGACCTCGTCAAAAGGGAAAGGCTTCTGGAGATCTGCACTTTTTTGCGCAAGCTAAACCCGAAATCCAGAATCTTCCATTTCTCTGCCCGGGAAGGAGGAGATGCCTTCGATACCCTGCTTGGCATTATGGGAGAAAAAAGCCTGGAAAAAGCGGCACCCGAAGGAAAGAATTCCATAGACGTGTCAGGAGTTTCGGCTTACTCATCAGCATTTGAGATAAGTTCTCCGGAAATTTCCCCGGAAATTGCAGTTTCAGTTACCGGGCAGATCCTGGAAGACATAAGGGACCGGGCAAAAGAACTGAACCCGGAGTTTATCGGGCACATAAAATTATCCTTTACCCACCAGGAAACCCTGGTAAAGGGAAGCGTGACCTCAGCCCATGAAAGTCCGGAGATAGAAGTCCTTAAAAAAACCGCAAGCTCCCGGTCGAAAATCAAAGTACTCTCCGCAATTACGTATATGTCAAAAGAAGAACTTGTCAAAGCTGTGGATGCGGCTGTCTACGAGCAGCTCGAAAACCAGCAGCTATCTTTCAAAAAAACAATGCATGAAGTAAACTACTGCGAGTGCCATTAA
- a CDS encoding TCP-1/cpn60 chaperonin family protein, which produces MASELKTPNGTDLESRDGMAKLARTIRDKILINEPVKEDGLINQVERAAVEIDEVLASSLGPKGMNKIIINPVNDVFVTNDGKVILKEMDVLHPIVTSLKKLAESMDKACGDGTKTAVILASNLIKNAIKLRRAGVHPTTIIEGYELALRKAYEMLQYGIKQAGEEDVRTTIMCSATGKGVEIQQAEAITEIVLGVIEHLNETREGRLDLNKNVKILKKVGGPGIEALEGIIMDENPARVDMPKDFENPSVLIINYDLKIKSEYLNPQHNLRMDSVQTALMFEERKKEMCRALAEKIINSGANVLFCEGDIDPYIETLLRDSNILAFKKLKMKDLEKLSEAVGTTLMSKNDEILPRHLGKADRIKREKRNRENFVFITVKGKPISTILIWDPARYGLDKVEEAVDDALNNAAFLIKNREIVNGGGAIEFELAHMVRLFAATQQGKKQLAVLAYAEALERVTETLAKNAGMKTIDAMVEMRNAYARGVEARIDISGKVTDKGPKVYDSATVKKLALVSATETARNVLRIDEIIPKA; this is translated from the coding sequence ATGGCAAGCGAACTAAAAACACCTAACGGAACTGATCTTGAAAGCCGGGACGGAATGGCAAAACTGGCCCGGACCATAAGAGATAAGATTCTCATCAACGAGCCGGTAAAAGAAGACGGGCTTATAAACCAGGTCGAAAGAGCAGCAGTGGAAATCGACGAGGTCCTGGCATCATCCCTGGGCCCGAAGGGGATGAACAAGATAATAATAAACCCGGTAAACGACGTGTTCGTAACAAACGACGGGAAAGTGATCCTCAAGGAGATGGACGTCCTCCACCCGATTGTCACGTCCCTCAAGAAGCTTGCAGAATCAATGGACAAAGCCTGCGGGGACGGCACGAAAACCGCAGTAATCCTGGCAAGTAACCTGATCAAAAACGCAATCAAGCTGAGAAGAGCAGGAGTCCACCCCACAACCATAATCGAAGGCTACGAACTTGCCCTGAGAAAGGCTTACGAGATGCTCCAGTACGGCATTAAGCAGGCAGGAGAAGAAGATGTCAGGACCACGATTATGTGTTCTGCTACCGGAAAAGGGGTAGAAATACAGCAGGCAGAGGCGATCACGGAGATCGTACTCGGGGTGATAGAGCACCTGAACGAAACCAGGGAAGGCCGCCTCGACCTCAACAAAAACGTGAAAATCCTCAAAAAGGTAGGAGGACCGGGGATTGAAGCCCTGGAAGGCATAATCATGGATGAAAACCCGGCAAGGGTGGACATGCCAAAAGATTTCGAAAACCCTTCGGTGCTCATAATAAATTACGACCTCAAGATAAAAAGCGAATACCTCAACCCCCAGCACAACCTGAGAATGGATTCCGTTCAAACAGCCCTCATGTTTGAGGAAAGGAAAAAGGAGATGTGCAGGGCCCTTGCGGAAAAAATAATTAACTCGGGGGCAAACGTCCTCTTCTGCGAGGGAGATATCGACCCCTACATAGAAACCCTCCTTCGGGACAGCAATATACTGGCTTTCAAGAAACTGAAGATGAAGGACCTGGAAAAGCTCTCGGAAGCCGTGGGAACGACCCTGATGAGCAAGAATGACGAGATCCTGCCCCGGCACCTCGGCAAAGCCGACAGGATTAAGCGTGAAAAACGAAACAGGGAGAACTTTGTCTTCATAACGGTGAAGGGAAAGCCGATCTCCACGATCCTGATCTGGGACCCGGCAAGGTACGGGCTGGACAAGGTGGAAGAAGCCGTGGACGACGCCCTCAATAACGCAGCGTTCCTCATAAAAAACAGGGAAATCGTAAATGGGGGAGGCGCAATTGAATTTGAGCTTGCGCATATGGTCAGGCTCTTTGCGGCGACCCAGCAGGGAAAGAAACAGCTAGCTGTCCTGGCATATGCCGAAGCTCTGGAAAGAGTCACGGAAACCCTTGCGAAAAACGCGGGCATGAAAACCATTGATGCGATGGTGGAGATGAGAAACGCCTACGCAAGAGGAGTGGAGGCAAGGATAGACATCTCAGGGAAAGTAACGGATAAAGGGCCGAAAGTCTACGATTCAGCAACGGTAAAGAAACTGGCCCTGGTCTCGGCAACAGAAACGGCAAGAAACGTCCTCAGGATTGACGAGATAATCCCAAAAGCCTGA
- a CDS encoding uroporphyrinogen decarboxylase family protein: MAKEDILNALADAVVEGDDDIAEELAQKALDEEVDAYEAIVDGLSKGMKIISDMYERGEAFVPSLLLAADAMYAGMDILTPYLNADTSAAPKNVIIGTVEGDVHDIGKNLVKTMMTAAGFNMIDLGNDVPLDKFAEAAKENHVAGISMSTLMTTTMGGMETVIEQLQEEGIRDSMVVMVGGAPITKDFANSVGADGTALDASAAVENMTSLVSELPADSWSDSSIAESKMKYKEILAQKGTKEEIDIGRITAEKIIKEHDTVIPKFNETITKKERFLAAYQDKKVDRLPVAPLVCGLSRKFVPCSYIDYTTNAEKFADCVAAGTKYFHIDNFVGLTDLCIAAKDFGAEVRFPEEDTPAATGHLEDYETMEVPEIKEGTRGYNLVQGNKLATKKLSEQNALNTALFEGPMVALTQIMGATRVLSDLKTNPDVVLKALDQTTEYCKELAKMMFEEAQPDNLCLVNLWTNNVILGADEYMKTEGKIMKDVFAPLYKEYDMPMVVHNCADVPHWELISEWGTDYYSYTYYPDEANKGSKDHKYLIENYGKDVMFGGEVSPILFLDNSPAGLEKIRNDTIALQESVLTTLKENGMQSKYVISTGCEVPPKGPCDSITAQTYTVAEKGPEIYKNIIG; this comes from the coding sequence ATGGCAAAAGAAGACATTCTGAACGCTTTAGCGGATGCTGTAGTTGAAGGCGACGACGACATTGCAGAAGAACTTGCACAAAAAGCCCTTGATGAAGAAGTCGATGCATACGAAGCAATTGTCGACGGGCTTTCAAAGGGTATGAAGATCATCAGCGACATGTACGAAAGGGGAGAAGCCTTCGTACCAAGTCTTCTGCTCGCAGCCGATGCAATGTACGCAGGAATGGACATACTCACCCCTTACCTGAATGCAGACACCAGCGCCGCCCCCAAGAACGTTATCATCGGTACTGTCGAAGGAGACGTGCACGACATAGGTAAGAACCTTGTCAAGACCATGATGACTGCAGCAGGTTTCAACATGATTGACCTGGGCAACGACGTACCCCTCGACAAGTTTGCAGAAGCTGCAAAGGAGAATCATGTAGCCGGCATCTCCATGAGCACCCTGATGACCACCACCATGGGCGGCATGGAAACAGTTATCGAGCAACTTCAGGAAGAAGGAATCAGGGACTCTATGGTAGTAATGGTCGGCGGTGCCCCGATCACCAAGGACTTTGCGAACTCTGTTGGTGCAGACGGCACAGCCCTTGACGCAAGCGCAGCAGTCGAAAACATGACTTCCCTTGTAAGTGAACTTCCTGCCGATTCCTGGAGCGACTCCTCAATCGCAGAAAGTAAGATGAAGTACAAGGAGATCCTCGCACAGAAAGGGACAAAGGAAGAAATCGACATCGGCCGCATCACTGCCGAAAAGATCATCAAGGAACACGACACTGTCATCCCCAAGTTCAACGAGACAATTACAAAGAAGGAAAGGTTCCTTGCAGCCTATCAGGACAAGAAGGTCGACAGGCTTCCGGTCGCACCTCTCGTCTGTGGCCTCTCAAGAAAGTTTGTACCCTGCTCCTACATAGACTACACCACAAACGCAGAGAAGTTTGCAGACTGTGTAGCCGCAGGTACCAAGTACTTCCACATTGACAACTTCGTAGGCCTGACCGACCTCTGTATAGCCGCAAAGGACTTTGGCGCGGAAGTCAGGTTCCCTGAAGAGGACACCCCCGCAGCAACCGGCCACCTTGAAGACTACGAAACAATGGAAGTCCCCGAAATAAAGGAAGGAACCCGTGGTTACAACCTGGTCCAGGGCAACAAGCTCGCAACCAAGAAGCTCAGCGAACAGAACGCACTCAACACCGCCCTCTTCGAAGGCCCGATGGTAGCCCTGACCCAGATCATGGGAGCAACCCGTGTGCTTTCTGACCTCAAGACCAACCCCGACGTTGTCCTCAAAGCCCTTGACCAGACCACCGAATACTGTAAGGAACTGGCAAAGATGATGTTCGAGGAAGCCCAGCCCGACAACCTCTGTCTGGTAAACCTCTGGACAAACAATGTCATCCTTGGTGCAGACGAATACATGAAGACCGAAGGTAAGATCATGAAGGACGTATTCGCCCCGCTTTACAAGGAATACGACATGCCAATGGTCGTCCACAACTGTGCCGACGTTCCGCACTGGGAACTCATCAGCGAGTGGGGCACGGACTACTACAGCTACACCTACTATCCGGATGAGGCAAACAAGGGGTCCAAAGACCACAAGTACCTCATTGAGAACTACGGCAAGGATGTCATGTTCGGTGGGGAAGTCAGCCCGATCCTCTTCCTGGACAACAGCCCTGCAGGACTCGAGAAGATCAGGAACGACACAATTGCCCTCCAGGAGAGCGTCCTTACCACTCTCAAGGAAAACGGCATGCAGTCCAAGTATGTGATCTCTACCGGTTGCGAAGTGCCGCCAAAGGGACCGTGTGACTCCATCACTGCCCAGACCTACACTGTAGCAGAAAAAGGTCCGGAGATCTACAAGAACATCATCGGATAA